gtatatatatgtggtcaAGCCATCAAACTTTCAAACGAACAGGGAAATAATTCTGGGTGAATTTATTACAAGTTTCTGCCTTTCCACTACACATCGCTtgattaaaaagtaaaatgccATCAGCTAAGCTGTAATAGAAATATCCAAGGAGCCAAGCTCCGGAAATGCACACTAACACGTTTATGTTCGCTTCACTAGTTCAATCCTTCTTTTGCAGCCTGAGTGTAAAGGCCTGTAGGGATAAGAGAACTTGCTTGATCCGTTCTTGGATATCCGTATCAATCAAATTACCATCGCTGTCGAACTTCAGAGGCTGCTCAAATGCTTTTACAAAGAGTTCTGGCTTGTTGATGAAGTGAAGATCTAAAAATACACCAACCTGACGAAGATGGTACTGCGATCTACCCCCTCCAAAGCCACCTCCTGCACTGACAATTGCAGCAGGTTTGTCTGCCCAGCAATTTTTCCCTCTAGAAGCCCAATCAAGTGCATTCTTCAGTGGGGCTACAATtgatgcagaaaaaaaatgtgaggtGCAAGCACATAGATGAGCATCAGAAATACAATATAACATGCATGCAGTCCATCCTTTATAGAATCACTAAATTTATGGACATGTTTATGAGACTTCACTTCATCTGCAGGCTAGTTTCTACAAGTTGTCTAGCCTAATACTATAATAACAGGAATTTCCAGGGTAGTTATCCATGCCTCTTGTTTTGCTTTAGAAATTAACATCCATCAATCATACAAGGACGTTACACAATTTAATTGTTTTCTTAACGGTGAGAAAACTGTGCATGGTATTGTAgtatattatgtatatatgtcttaTCTGTCAACCAGCAAGCAACAAAACTGCTGCGTATAGCATATTTCAATTGTACCAAGTCCCAAATGCTGGTTCAAGAGTGAATTACTCGATTGGACTAGTACATTCAGCATTGAGTGATGGTGCACAGCACTTGCAGCCAATTGGAGAACTGCATACTACTAGTAAGTGAAAAGAGATGTGCTGTGAGCATACAAGtcaacaaaaaatttcaaaacaaaatctgCTAAAATTAGTATGCTAATCAGGCTGCAACCAGAAATGTGAGAGATGTCGGGGTATAATCCAAACAAATTGGCTCTTGAACTACTAGAGTACAAGAATTGGAGCGTAGTTATACATTTACAGGAAAAGATTGACATGATAGCAGCATAGATCAAATGTGGAAGTTATGTTACTTGATCATCCTTGACTAAGCTATAGGGTTGTGAGATCCCTAAGAAAATAGATATATGTCTAATCAAGTACAGACCATTAATTTGAGGGAACTCTACTCATTTTTACAAGGCCAAGAGCTGGAAATTTGGCGTATGCAGAGGGGCATCAGTTAGCTTGACTAGTAGTTAgcgcaataattcaattgAGCTTAAAGGAGTAAGTAACGAATATTGAGGTATTCCATCTACTTTATAGATAACATTTTGTAAGGAAGGAATAAAGGGGACTAACTTTCTACTTTTTCTCAATCAGTGTAGGAATTACTTTACAACGTTACCTACCACATAATTTAGGGTCATATGCTGTTCCCAGCAGAGCTATACTGAGCTCTCAACAAGAACCCACTTATAATGCAAAATGAATTTCCATGACAATGAGATGGGAACAAGCTCCACTTTCTGTGGATCATGAAAAGGGAACCAGCCAATTGTGCGCCATGACAACAAAATGGAAACGAACATAATGTTCAGGACAGTCACTTGATGAACCTTTGAGCTCATACTGTCATCTGAATGAACTGCACAGATCGTCCCAATCGAATTGGGACGGACTACAGTCTACAAGTCTGTAAGAAGAAATACGGATTCCCCAATTTTTCTGGTCATATTATCTACTTTATCCATGGCAGTTCGTGCAGAAGAGGCCAGCAACAGCGAATTCGGATGTGATATATCGCTATCGCCAGGAGTACATCACAAATAGATGACGCCGAGACTGAAAGGGAAGAAGCAGCACACACGTACTTGCGATGGAGTAGTTGTACTCGGGCGACCCGAAGAGGAAGCAGTCGGCCTGGCGGACCTTGTCGCGGAAGGCCTCGACGGCGGGAGGGAACCCGCCGTCGATCTCGAGGTCGGTGTTGAGCAGCGGCAGGCCGGAGATGTCGACGTGTTCGACGCGCAGCCCCGGGACGGACTCCTCGCACACCTCCGCGGCTGAATTACACGGGAGAATCGGTCGGCTCAAACCCAAAACCCCAGCCCCAGGGGAGTGTGGAGGAGGAATCACGATGCGTACCGGCGCGGAGGAGACCGGCGTTGTAGGAGGCCTTGCGGAGGGAGCCGCAGATGGCGGCGACGTGGATGacgggcctcgccgccgcggcctccatGGTCGCCGTCGTGTAGTGTCCTTCGACTTTGTGCGGCTAAgccttctctctctcagtTGGTGACGACGATGCCAAGTGCCCAGATCGGAGGAGATGGGAAATAATAAATAGACTGTTGGATTTGGCCGGGGCAGGAGAATTTGGACACTTGGACCCATCGGCGGCTAACGTTTCACGTGACCCGACGACCAACATTATGACCACAGCATTTCATATTTCTAGTGCAGTACAGGTCAAATTTTGTTGCAGAAaagcaagtttaataatatagtcaacttCATTTATAACTAATCTAATACAATAGTTatttacaaaacatcaatacatgtcccacctatcatacacatattttgtgttgaagcccgtgtgcagctagctataaattaatagctcactcatcttctctctcctctcatctctttaaaatatgcttataacttGTTTATAGCCAGCAGATCCAAGGgatagttttttatatgtatttattgttatgtcacataagtaatt
This is a stretch of genomic DNA from Oryza brachyantha chromosome 1, ObraRS2, whole genome shotgun sequence. It encodes these proteins:
- the LOC102723002 gene encoding probable NADPH:quinone oxidoreductase 1; the protein is MEAAAARPVIHVAAICGSLRKASYNAGLLRAAAEVCEESVPGLRVEHVDISGLPLLNTDLEIDGGFPPAVEAFRDKVRQADCFLFGSPEYNYSIATPLKNALDWASRGKNCWADKPAAIVSAGGGFGGGRSQYHLRQVGVFLDLHFINKPELFVKAFEQPLKFDSDGNLIDTDIQERIKQVLLSLQAFTLRLQKKD